From the Primulina huaijiensis isolate GDHJ02 unplaced genomic scaffold, ASM1229523v2 scaffold42827, whole genome shotgun sequence genome, the window AccctaaaatatttattattattattattattattattattattattaattattatcgaTTCTACAAAAACTTCCACAGCACACACTTAACATATTTGGCCTAAATCCCATTCAAATTTTGTAACAAACTTGAGCTCAATAAGACCAGAACCAAGTCCCTTGATCTTGAACAGGGAACCCCAAATTGCAAGAATTTGGCTGCAAATCATCACACCATTCAGTTTCAAGTTTTGGGAAGCATGACAGGATCCCTCTGCCCAGGCTGTCATCTTCGTCTTGAGAGAAATCGGAATGCTCCGTCTCGCAAAAGACGTGCGAAGAATCGGCTGGCTCCAACATCGCCGAATGGTTTCCATCGGGGCTGTCAGAATCGAAAACGTCGCTCTTCGCAGAGCTCGCGGCATCTGGGGTTACGTTTGATGCAGCAGCATTTGGAGTGACAGTCGGATTCTCTGGTTCGACGTTTGATAGAACAATGGGATTATATGGTTCTGTCTTGGGCTTCTTCCGAGACTTCTCACTTAGCAAATGAACCTGTGGTGAAAAAGTAATCTTGTTATTATGCTGGTAGAAACAAAATTCCCCAAGTCGCAACAATTAAGTCACCGCCTTAGTTCGTTGGATGAGTAAATAAAGGATGAATAATACGATGataataaattgaaagatattgataactcaagctagaactCGAGCCAAAATGCCTGTATGAATCAAGAACGTGGAAGGAATC encodes:
- the LOC140969863 gene encoding homeobox-leucine zipper protein HOX13-like codes for the protein RLLEQSFEVENKLEPERKVQLAKDLGLLPRQVAIWYQNRRARCKTKHLEKEFDILKASYDRLKTDCHTLYEENEKLRNEVHLLSEKSRKKPKTEPYNPIVLSNVEPENPTVTPNAAASNVTPDAASSAKSDVFDSDSPDGNHSAMLEPADSSHVFCETEHSDFSQDEDDSLGRGILSCFPKLETEWCDDLQPNSCNLGFPVQDQGTWFWSY